In Xanthomonas theicola, a single genomic region encodes these proteins:
- a CDS encoding FUSC family protein yields MSAPGVDVAANAPAAAPRQGLRTLLAEALHGEGQAWLFVLRTLLSIYVAGWIALRLDLSSPMTAMITVVVVMHRQTGMVFAKGFYRVLGTLIGSVAALAMVALLPQEPVLFVLLLALWIGLCTGGALLYRNFKAYAFVLSGYTVALIALPAVNQPENVFALVTARVTEVVLGLLVTGIISDVVFPSRLRLTLRNTVRRAYDGFLDFVHDATGGQLPRAAIEQAYLRFVRDAVNIEDLRSSVVFEDPEARARSGRLRLLNQRFMAVSTSFQSLHHYINRLLSRAEGDVADALIGLYRPLQVALSERGGRERTAETARRLAACRDVLASRAAALRDVLPGARHEDFDTGVSLLRRFFGELHDYVATEATLLAPQQWRTPRATGDSAVFLRGNDYAAAVVTGLRSALLVAAMCWLWIHAGWISGATAVFQAVALSAILSSSANAPAAARSLFKGFAFGAALGTVCQLLVLPQMDGYALFVAGTAPFLLLTLYLASKPALFGLATGTNLAFVSILAVQPTPSFNAIATFNSVVPLLLGTLAVGVAFVLVPPVIGTRWHRRRLLEQLRRQTTLAARAPLPGLQLRLESVNRDLFQQIVAHTPPGDDELRELLGWALSVHETGRTLIELRRDAADGELPDALAAKVDAAVQALARLYLTPSSAHHRAALERIDQALAACRLDDEAVPLRWKPTREHLQLLLGALLDADSVLAALAAASAPSPPLPGAADAAAR; encoded by the coding sequence ATGAGCGCGCCAGGCGTCGACGTCGCCGCCAACGCGCCCGCCGCGGCACCGCGGCAGGGCCTGCGCACGCTGCTGGCCGAGGCATTGCACGGCGAAGGCCAGGCCTGGCTGTTCGTGTTGCGCACGCTGCTGTCGATCTACGTCGCCGGCTGGATCGCGCTGCGCCTGGACCTGTCCTCGCCGATGACCGCGATGATCACCGTCGTGGTGGTGATGCACCGGCAGACCGGCATGGTGTTCGCGAAGGGCTTCTACCGTGTGCTGGGCACGTTGATCGGCAGCGTCGCCGCGCTGGCGATGGTCGCGCTGCTCCCGCAGGAACCGGTGCTGTTCGTGCTGCTGCTGGCGCTCTGGATCGGCTTGTGCACCGGCGGCGCGCTGTTGTACCGCAACTTCAAGGCGTATGCGTTCGTGCTGTCCGGCTACACGGTGGCGCTGATCGCATTGCCGGCGGTGAACCAGCCCGAAAACGTGTTCGCGCTGGTGACTGCGCGCGTCACCGAAGTGGTGCTGGGGCTGTTGGTGACCGGCATCATCAGCGACGTGGTGTTCCCCAGTCGCCTGCGCCTGACCCTGCGCAACACCGTGCGCCGTGCCTACGACGGCTTCCTGGACTTCGTCCACGACGCCACCGGCGGCCAGTTGCCGCGTGCGGCGATCGAACAGGCGTACCTGCGCTTCGTCCGCGACGCGGTGAACATCGAGGACCTGCGCAGTTCAGTGGTGTTCGAGGACCCGGAGGCGCGCGCGCGCAGCGGCCGCCTGCGCCTGCTCAACCAGCGCTTCATGGCCGTGTCCACCAGCTTCCAGTCGCTGCACCACTACATCAACCGCCTGCTAAGCCGGGCCGAGGGCGACGTCGCCGACGCGCTGATCGGCCTGTACCGGCCGCTGCAGGTGGCGCTGAGCGAACGCGGCGGCCGCGAACGCACCGCCGAGACCGCGCGTCGGCTGGCCGCGTGCCGCGACGTGCTGGCGTCCCGCGCGGCGGCGCTGCGCGACGTCCTGCCGGGCGCACGCCACGAGGATTTCGACACCGGCGTATCGCTGTTGCGGCGCTTCTTCGGCGAATTGCACGACTATGTCGCCACCGAGGCCACGCTGCTCGCCCCGCAGCAATGGCGCACGCCGCGGGCGACCGGCGATAGCGCGGTGTTCCTGCGCGGCAACGACTACGCGGCGGCGGTGGTGACCGGGCTGCGCAGCGCGCTGCTGGTGGCGGCGATGTGCTGGCTGTGGATCCACGCCGGCTGGATCAGCGGCGCCACCGCGGTGTTCCAGGCCGTGGCGCTGAGCGCGATCCTGTCGTCCAGCGCCAACGCGCCGGCGGCGGCACGCTCGCTGTTCAAGGGCTTCGCGTTCGGCGCCGCGCTGGGAACAGTCTGCCAGTTGCTGGTGCTGCCGCAGATGGACGGCTACGCCCTGTTCGTCGCCGGTACTGCGCCGTTCCTGCTGCTAACCCTGTACCTGGCCTCCAAGCCCGCGTTGTTCGGTCTCGCCACCGGCACCAATCTCGCCTTCGTCTCGATCCTGGCGGTGCAGCCGACGCCGAGCTTCAACGCTATCGCCACCTTCAACAGCGTGGTGCCGCTGCTGCTGGGCACGCTGGCGGTGGGCGTGGCGTTCGTGCTGGTGCCGCCGGTGATCGGCACCCGCTGGCATCGCCGGCGTCTGCTGGAACAATTGCGGCGGCAGACCACGCTTGCCGCGCGCGCGCCGCTGCCCGGGCTGCAGCTGCGCCTGGAAAGCGTCAACCGCGACCTGTTTCAACAGATCGTCGCGCACACCCCGCCCGGCGACGATGAACTGCGCGAGCTGCTCGGCTGGGCGCTGTCGGTGCACGAAACCGGGCGCACCCTGATCGAACTGCGCCGCGACGCCGCCGACGGCGAGCTGCCGGACGCACTGGCGGCCAAGGTCGACGCCGCGGTGCAGGCATTGGCCAGGCTGTACCTGACGCCGTCCTCCGCGCACCACCGCGCGGCGCTGGAGCGGATCGACCAGGCGCTGGCCGCGTGCCGTCTCGACGACGAGGCGGTGCCGCTACGCTGGAAACCGACCCGCGAGCACCTGCAACTGCTGCTCGGCGCCTTGCTCGATGCCGACTCCGTGCTCGCCGCGCTCGCCGCCGCGAGCGCGCCCTCCCCCCCCTTGCCAGGAGCCGCCGATGCCGCTGCCCGCTGA
- a CDS encoding cupin domain-containing protein, which produces MATASASRIETLLRDLSLLPHPEGGRYARVHLRAAGMPRGHHAPGLHRVRFLLARGESSDWHRIDADVTWQWEEGGALELLSFDPQHGLQRYRMDASERGGVPAVVTCQAARPLDDGSLVRCVVAPGFFLWGCFELLSAADPLAAYLPSLVV; this is translated from the coding sequence ATGGCGACCGCATCCGCATCCCGCATCGAGACCTTGCTGCGCGACCTGTCGCTGTTGCCGCACCCGGAAGGCGGGCGCTATGCGCGCGTGCACCTCCGCGCTGCAGGTATGCCACGAGGGCATCACGCGCCCGGCCTGCACCGCGTCCGCTTCCTGCTGGCGCGCGGGGAGAGCAGCGATTGGCACCGGATCGACGCCGACGTGACCTGGCAGTGGGAGGAGGGCGGTGCGCTCGAATTGCTGAGCTTTGATCCGCAGCATGGCCTGCAGCGTTACCGCATGGATGCCAGCGAACGCGGCGGCGTGCCCGCGGTGGTCACCTGTCAGGCGGCGCGGCCGCTGGACGACGGCAGCCTGGTACGCTGCGTGGTGGCGCCTGGCTTCTTTCTGTGGGGATGCTTCGAGCTGTTGTCCGCCGCCGATCCATTGGCCGCCTACCTGCCCAGTCTGGTGGTCTGA
- a CDS encoding acyl-CoA dehydrogenase C-terminal domain-containing protein, with the protein MSTYQAPLTDLRFALHDVLQVEALFARLGYAEATADVVDAVLEEAARFTDTVLAPLNRVGDEHGCTLDAATGAVATAPGFREAYRQFAEGGWTGLTAAVEFGGQGLPHTLGVPLNEMVNAANLAWGNFPLLSHGAVEALKRHGEAWQQEVFLKPLVDGRWTGTMCLTEPHCGTDLGLLKTRAEANADGSWSVSGTKIFITAGEHDFTDNIVHLVLARLPDAPAGAKGISLLVVPKFKVARDGSVGARNAVRCGSLEHKMGIHGSATCVMNFDGAEGYLVGQAHKGLQAMFTMMNTARLGVGLQGIGLSERAYQNALRYARERLQSRSLTGAKLPDKPADPILVHPDVRRMLLTVKALTEGSRLLALHAATLIDVAHHAQNPAEREQADVLVSFLTPIAKACQTEWGVENTYHALQCFGGHGYIHEHGMEQLARDARITTLYEGTTGIQALDLIGRKTASSQGAGLTLFLAQVEAFCAAHADAAALAEFIGPLREKAGQWSALTNHILQRAAGNADELGAASYDYVFYSGYVVLAYWWARSVAAADASARSDAFKQSKRETARFYYAKLLPRTLTHAAAIEAGAEPLMAMADAHF; encoded by the coding sequence ATGAGCACCTACCAAGCCCCGCTGACCGACCTGCGCTTCGCGCTGCACGACGTGCTGCAAGTGGAGGCGCTGTTCGCCCGCCTGGGCTATGCCGAGGCCACCGCCGACGTGGTCGACGCGGTGTTGGAGGAAGCCGCGCGCTTCACCGACACGGTGCTGGCGCCGCTGAACCGGGTCGGCGACGAACACGGCTGCACGCTGGACGCGGCCACCGGCGCGGTCGCCACCGCGCCCGGCTTCCGCGAGGCCTACCGGCAGTTCGCCGAAGGCGGCTGGACCGGGCTGACCGCCGCGGTCGAATTCGGCGGCCAGGGCCTGCCGCACACGCTGGGCGTGCCGCTCAACGAGATGGTCAACGCGGCCAATCTGGCCTGGGGCAATTTCCCGCTGCTGTCGCACGGTGCGGTCGAGGCGCTGAAACGGCACGGCGAGGCGTGGCAGCAGGAGGTGTTCCTGAAGCCGCTGGTCGACGGCCGCTGGACCGGCACCATGTGCCTGACCGAGCCGCACTGCGGCACCGACCTGGGCCTGCTCAAGACCCGCGCCGAGGCCAATGCCGACGGCAGTTGGTCCGTCAGCGGCACCAAGATCTTCATCACCGCCGGCGAGCACGACTTCACCGACAACATCGTGCATCTGGTGCTGGCGCGGCTGCCGGACGCGCCGGCCGGCGCCAAGGGCATCTCGCTGCTGGTGGTGCCCAAGTTCAAGGTCGCGCGCGACGGCAGCGTCGGCGCGCGCAACGCGGTGCGCTGCGGCTCGCTGGAACACAAGATGGGCATCCACGGTTCGGCCACCTGCGTGATGAATTTCGACGGCGCCGAAGGCTATCTGGTCGGCCAAGCGCACAAGGGCCTGCAGGCCATGTTTACGATGATGAACACGGCGCGGCTGGGCGTCGGCCTGCAAGGCATCGGCCTGTCCGAGCGCGCCTACCAGAACGCCCTGCGCTATGCGCGCGAGCGCCTGCAGTCGCGCTCGCTGACCGGTGCCAAGCTGCCGGACAAGCCGGCCGACCCGATCCTGGTGCATCCGGACGTGCGCCGCATGCTGTTGACGGTGAAGGCGCTGACCGAAGGCAGCCGCCTGCTGGCGCTGCACGCCGCGACCCTGATCGACGTCGCCCACCACGCGCAGAATCCGGCCGAGCGCGAACAGGCCGACGTGCTGGTGAGCTTCCTGACCCCGATCGCCAAGGCCTGTCAGACCGAATGGGGGGTGGAGAACACCTACCATGCGCTGCAGTGCTTCGGCGGCCACGGCTACATCCACGAGCACGGCATGGAGCAGCTGGCGCGCGATGCGCGCATCACCACGCTGTACGAGGGCACCACCGGGATCCAGGCGCTGGACCTGATCGGGCGCAAGACCGCGTCGAGCCAGGGCGCGGGGCTGACGCTGTTCCTGGCCCAGGTCGAAGCGTTCTGCGCGGCGCATGCCGACGCCGCGGCGCTGGCCGAGTTCATCGGCCCGCTGCGCGAGAAGGCCGGCCAATGGTCGGCGCTGACCAACCACATCCTGCAGCGCGCCGCCGGCAATGCCGACGAACTCGGCGCGGCGAGCTACGACTACGTGTTCTATTCCGGCTACGTGGTACTGGCCTACTGGTGGGCGCGCAGCGTCGCCGCCGCCGACGCCTCCGCGCGGAGCGACGCGTTCAAGCAGTCCAAGCGCGAGACCGCACGCTTCTACTACGCCAAGCTCCTGCCACGTACGCTGACCCACGCCGCGGCGATCGAGGCCGGCGCCGAACCGCTGATGGCGATGGCCGATGCGCACTTCTGA
- a CDS encoding ankyrin repeat domain-containing protein, translating to MRKQLSVLIALATSMFFSVSCAAPSGAKEQSAMSATLQNHSVAFRDPHLADIAAAVARGDAARIAALAPGVDLSARGDQNVTLLEYAIWNEQPRALGALLDAGANPAEPGMDQETVVHMAAMAKDPQYLKTLLQHGAPADPVGARGNWTPLFRAVQSKRDEQIQLLLQAGADPRRVDASGNSLLHLAAQSSAGNPWVLKLLQAGVDPSLRNAQQKTFQAYFFNTPERLLNSTAQQTRAAVREWLSVHDIPLEAAR from the coding sequence ATGCGCAAGCAGTTGTCCGTCCTGATCGCGCTTGCGACCTCGATGTTCTTCTCGGTCTCATGCGCCGCCCCGTCCGGCGCCAAGGAGCAATCTGCCATGTCAGCCACGCTGCAGAATCATTCGGTCGCGTTCCGCGACCCCCACCTCGCCGACATCGCCGCCGCCGTGGCGCGCGGCGATGCGGCCCGTATCGCCGCGCTCGCGCCGGGCGTGGACTTGTCCGCCCGCGGCGACCAGAACGTCACCCTGCTCGAATATGCAATCTGGAACGAACAGCCGCGCGCGCTCGGCGCACTGCTGGATGCCGGCGCGAACCCGGCCGAACCGGGCATGGACCAGGAAACCGTCGTGCACATGGCAGCGATGGCGAAGGACCCGCAATACCTGAAGACTTTGCTGCAGCACGGCGCGCCGGCGGATCCGGTCGGCGCGCGCGGCAACTGGACGCCGCTGTTCCGCGCGGTGCAGAGCAAGCGCGACGAGCAGATCCAGTTGCTGCTGCAGGCCGGCGCCGATCCGCGCCGGGTCGATGCCAGCGGCAACTCGCTGCTGCACCTGGCCGCGCAGAGCAGCGCCGGCAACCCATGGGTGCTGAAACTGCTGCAGGCCGGGGTCGATCCGAGCCTGCGCAACGCGCAGCAGAAGACGTTCCAGGCGTATTTCTTCAACACACCCGAGCGCCTGCTCAACAGCACCGCGCAGCAGACCCGCGCTGCGGTGCGCGAGTGGTTGAGCGTACACGACATCCCCCTGGAAGCGGCCCGCTGA
- a CDS encoding MarR family winged helix-turn-helix transcriptional regulator, which produces MTGHRHPGFPRDAATVVRLIKLLHKLILDQGNDMLRAYGLNYSEYNVLMMIDASPDATLNPSQLSDAASEKSANITRLTSHLVDKGLIRRAPSAEDRRMLLRLTTEGERLIEAFMPTVSAQLGGYARHLDQAELAQLEALLKKLLRSVEGET; this is translated from the coding sequence GTGACCGGCCACAGGCATCCGGGCTTCCCGCGCGATGCGGCGACGGTCGTGCGCCTGATCAAGCTGTTGCACAAGCTGATCCTGGACCAGGGCAACGACATGCTGCGCGCCTACGGCCTGAACTACTCCGAATACAACGTGCTGATGATGATCGACGCCAGCCCCGACGCGACCTTGAATCCGTCGCAGCTGAGCGACGCGGCCAGCGAGAAATCGGCCAATATCACCCGCCTGACCAGCCATCTAGTCGACAAGGGCCTGATCCGGCGCGCACCCAGCGCCGAAGACCGGCGCATGCTGCTGCGCCTGACCACCGAGGGCGAACGCCTGATCGAGGCGTTCATGCCGACGGTGTCCGCGCAGCTCGGCGGCTATGCGCGGCACCTGGACCAGGCGGAACTGGCGCAGCTCGAAGCGTTGCTGAAGAAATTGCTGCGCAGCGTGGAAGGCGAGACATGA
- the dxs gene encoding 1-deoxy-D-xylulose-5-phosphate synthase, protein MIDATRYPRLSRIQIPAELRRCQESELPAIAEELRAYLIECVGKSGGHFGAGLGVIELTMALHYLYDTPADQLVWDVGHQTYPHKILTGRRDQIHSVKQAGGVAPFPKREESEYDAFGVGHSSTSISAALGMAIALQRAGDPRKVVAVIGDGAMTAGMAYEALNHAGGMDPEPNLLVILNDNRMSISEAVGGVTKMLGRMSGSKTLHAIRESGKKILGDKKRNPTARFVRRWEEHWKGMFVPSTLFEEMGFHYTGPIDGHDLPALIGALKTVQTLKGPQLLHVITTKGKGYQLAEGDQIGYHAVGPFDPSEGLVSKPGAKAPTYTDVFGDWICDMAAAEPKLLAITPAMREGSGLVRFSREYPQRYFDVAIAEQHAVTLAAGMATQGAKPVVAIYSTFLQRGYDQVVHDVAVQQLDVLLAIDRSGVVGPDGATHAGNLDMSFLRCVPHLVVMAPSDEAECRQMLSTGLQYAGPAAVRYPRGTGPGVPPGAALDTLPIGKAQLRVKGATLALLAFGSTLAAAEQVGREFGLSVVNMRFVKPLDRTLLLDLARSHDGFVTIEDNVVTGGAGSGVAELLNAEGMLRPVLHLGLPDAFQHHASREQLLAEAGIDAAGIRAAILTRWPQLAAGAPRTAVG, encoded by the coding sequence ATGATCGACGCCACTCGCTATCCGCGCCTCTCGCGCATTCAGATCCCTGCCGAACTGCGCCGCTGCCAGGAGTCGGAGTTGCCGGCGATCGCCGAGGAACTGCGCGCCTACCTGATCGAGTGCGTCGGCAAGAGCGGCGGCCATTTCGGCGCCGGCCTGGGCGTCATCGAGCTCACCATGGCGCTGCACTACCTGTACGACACGCCGGCCGATCAGTTGGTGTGGGATGTCGGCCACCAGACCTATCCGCACAAGATCCTCACCGGACGCCGCGACCAGATCCACTCGGTCAAGCAGGCCGGTGGCGTGGCCCCCTTCCCCAAGCGCGAGGAAAGCGAGTACGACGCCTTCGGCGTCGGCCATTCCTCCACCTCGATCTCCGCGGCGCTGGGCATGGCCATCGCGTTGCAGCGCGCCGGCGACCCGCGCAAGGTGGTGGCGGTGATCGGCGACGGCGCGATGACCGCCGGCATGGCCTACGAGGCCTTGAACCATGCGGGCGGCATGGACCCGGAGCCGAACCTGCTGGTGATCCTCAACGACAACCGCATGTCGATCTCCGAGGCGGTCGGCGGGGTCACCAAGATGCTCGGACGGATGAGCGGCAGCAAGACCCTCCATGCGATCCGCGAGAGTGGCAAGAAGATCCTCGGCGACAAGAAGCGCAATCCGACCGCGCGCTTCGTCCGCCGCTGGGAAGAGCACTGGAAGGGCATGTTCGTGCCGTCCACGCTGTTCGAGGAAATGGGCTTCCACTACACCGGCCCGATCGACGGCCACGACCTGCCGGCGCTGATCGGCGCGCTGAAGACGGTGCAGACGCTGAAGGGCCCGCAGCTGTTGCACGTCATCACCACCAAGGGCAAGGGCTACCAACTGGCCGAAGGCGACCAGATCGGCTACCACGCGGTCGGCCCGTTCGACCCCAGCGAGGGCCTGGTGTCCAAGCCAGGGGCCAAGGCACCGACCTACACCGACGTATTCGGCGACTGGATCTGCGACATGGCCGCCGCCGAGCCGAAGCTGCTGGCGATCACTCCGGCGATGCGCGAGGGCTCGGGCCTGGTGCGCTTCAGCAGGGAGTACCCGCAGCGCTACTTCGACGTGGCCATCGCCGAGCAGCACGCGGTGACGCTGGCCGCGGGCATGGCCACCCAGGGCGCGAAACCCGTCGTTGCGATCTATTCGACTTTCCTGCAGCGCGGCTACGATCAGGTGGTCCACGACGTGGCGGTGCAGCAGCTCGACGTGCTGTTGGCGATCGACCGCAGCGGCGTGGTCGGTCCGGACGGCGCCACCCATGCCGGCAACCTGGACATGAGTTTCCTGCGCTGCGTACCGCATCTGGTGGTGATGGCGCCGTCCGACGAGGCCGAATGCCGGCAGATGCTCAGTACCGGGTTGCAATATGCCGGCCCGGCCGCGGTGCGCTACCCGCGCGGCACCGGTCCCGGCGTGCCCCCCGGCGCTGCGTTGGACACGCTGCCGATCGGAAAGGCGCAGCTGCGCGTCAAGGGCGCCACGCTGGCGCTGCTGGCGTTCGGCTCGACGCTGGCGGCGGCCGAGCAGGTCGGCCGCGAGTTCGGTCTGAGCGTGGTCAACATGCGCTTCGTCAAGCCGCTGGATCGCACGCTGCTGCTCGATCTGGCCCGCAGCCACGACGGCTTCGTGACCATCGAGGACAACGTGGTGACCGGCGGCGCCGGCTCCGGCGTGGCCGAGTTGCTCAATGCTGAAGGCATGCTGCGCCCGGTGCTGCACCTGGGTCTGCCGGACGCGTTCCAGCACCACGCCAGCCGCGAGCAGTTGCTGGCCGAAGCCGGCATCGACGCCGCCGGCATCCGCGCTGCGATCCTGACGCGCTGGCCGCAACTGGCGGCCGGCGCGCCGCGCACCGCTGTGGGCTGA
- a CDS encoding DUF1656 domain-containing protein: MPLPAEISIAGVYVPGLLVLAVLLLCVASAADALAGRAGLYRYAWHPPLFRLALYVGTFAACGLLLLP, encoded by the coding sequence ATGCCGCTGCCCGCTGAAATCTCGATCGCCGGCGTATACGTGCCCGGCCTACTGGTGCTGGCGGTGTTGCTGCTGTGCGTCGCCTCGGCGGCGGACGCGCTCGCCGGCCGCGCAGGTCTGTACCGCTACGCCTGGCACCCGCCCCTGTTCCGCCTGGCCCTGTACGTCGGCACCTTCGCCGCGTGCGGCCTGCTCCTTTTGCCGTGA
- a CDS encoding HNH endonuclease — METDTTTLGLIDTGAFAAAAGDPLFPPPPAHLPSVRLLSLDAHGRVLDWINWQAAACLYARDAVAWTLGEPCMHIHGGMSRASGERSVLRLHPIIAARGHARSRALDPTPTLTNIALFARDAQLCLYCGQQFSRPQLTRDHVLPVSKGGRDTWENVVTACFHCNSRKGSRTPQQAAMPLLAVPYRPSWIEHLILSNRNILADQMLFLKAQLPKRSKLSL, encoded by the coding sequence ATGGAGACGGACACAACAACGCTTGGTCTGATCGATACCGGAGCCTTCGCCGCTGCGGCCGGCGACCCGCTTTTTCCGCCGCCCCCCGCCCACCTGCCCTCGGTACGACTGCTGTCGCTGGATGCGCACGGCCGGGTGCTGGACTGGATCAACTGGCAGGCTGCCGCCTGCCTGTACGCGCGTGATGCGGTGGCCTGGACGCTGGGCGAGCCGTGCATGCACATCCATGGCGGGATGTCGCGTGCCAGTGGCGAGCGCAGCGTGCTGCGCCTGCATCCAATCATCGCCGCGCGCGGCCACGCCCGCTCGCGCGCGCTCGACCCAACGCCGACGCTGACCAATATCGCGCTGTTCGCCCGCGACGCGCAGCTGTGCTTGTACTGCGGCCAGCAGTTCAGCCGCCCGCAACTGACCCGCGACCACGTGCTGCCGGTGTCCAAGGGCGGCCGCGACACCTGGGAAAACGTGGTCACCGCGTGCTTCCATTGCAACTCGCGCAAGGGCAGCCGCACCCCGCAGCAGGCGGCGATGCCGCTGCTGGCGGTGCCCTATCGGCCGAGTTGGATCGAACACCTGATCCTGTCCAACCGCAACATCCTCGCCGACCAGATGTTGTTCCTGAAGGCGCAGTTGCCCAAGCGCTCCAAGCTTTCGCTCTGA
- a CDS encoding biotin/lipoyl-binding protein — MKTPALIRFALTALIVLAAALLAHALWRHYMLSPWTRDGRVRAEVVRIAPDVSGLVDAVAVADNQHVKRGEVLFSVDRRRFELALAQAHADLAAAQAQARSAGASISAAAASQAASEAEFQMRRAQAERRARAAAVISAEARSDAEATARSAQADVHRTAAVRGQASAAQMQALAAVAQAQAAVDLAQLDLQRTQVRATADGYATNLDVRVGDYAQAGNARLALVRDDAMWIYGYFEETKLPQVHVGDRVDIRLMSGGVLLRGRVEGIARGIADSDNPTGTSLLADVSPTFNWIRLAQRVPVRVRIDPASVPKDTVLAAGMTATVTVRGEP; from the coding sequence ATGAAGACGCCCGCCCTGATCCGTTTCGCCCTGACCGCACTGATCGTACTGGCCGCCGCCCTGCTCGCGCACGCGCTGTGGCGGCACTACATGCTGTCGCCGTGGACCCGCGACGGCCGCGTGCGCGCCGAGGTGGTGCGCATCGCCCCGGACGTGTCCGGCCTGGTCGATGCGGTCGCGGTGGCCGACAACCAGCACGTCAAGCGCGGCGAGGTGTTGTTCAGCGTCGACCGCCGGCGCTTCGAACTGGCGCTGGCGCAGGCCCACGCCGACCTGGCTGCGGCGCAGGCGCAGGCGCGCTCGGCCGGCGCCAGCATTTCCGCAGCGGCCGCCAGCCAGGCGGCGAGCGAGGCCGAATTCCAGATGCGCCGCGCGCAGGCGGAACGGCGCGCCCGCGCCGCCGCGGTGATCTCGGCCGAGGCCCGCTCCGATGCCGAGGCCACCGCGCGCTCGGCACAGGCCGACGTGCACCGTACCGCCGCCGTGCGCGGCCAGGCCAGCGCCGCGCAGATGCAGGCGCTGGCGGCGGTGGCGCAGGCCCAGGCCGCGGTCGACCTGGCGCAGCTGGACCTGCAGCGCACCCAGGTCCGCGCCACTGCCGACGGCTACGCCACCAACCTGGACGTGCGCGTCGGCGACTACGCCCAAGCCGGCAACGCGCGGCTGGCGCTGGTGCGCGACGACGCGATGTGGATCTACGGCTACTTCGAGGAGACCAAGCTGCCGCAGGTGCACGTGGGCGACCGTGTCGACATCCGCCTGATGAGCGGTGGGGTGCTGCTGCGCGGCCGGGTCGAAGGCATCGCCCGCGGCATCGCCGACAGCGACAACCCGACCGGCACCTCCCTGCTCGCCGACGTCAGCCCGACCTTCAACTGGATCCGCCTGGCGCAGCGAGTGCCGGTGCGGGTGCGCATCGACCCGGCCAGCGTGCCCAAGGACACGGTCCTGGCCGCCGGCATGACCGCCACGGTAACGGTACGGGGGGAGCCGTGA